The following proteins come from a genomic window of Diorhabda carinulata isolate Delta chromosome X, icDioCari1.1, whole genome shotgun sequence:
- the LOC130902466 gene encoding MORN repeat-containing protein 3-like — protein sequence MPFINRFQKDKIARSRKIEESTLKNGLRHCIFNTVRDRYVGEWKANKKTGKGVMLTRNKDLYEGDFNNDYRHGFGVLAYHLPKYNVFSLTYRGDWKNGKMHGEGLRVYPGIGFYIGNFKKSKRSGYGQMWYDCGAFYDGDWVDDLREGLGLYVREDGNRYEGSWYKDLKHGTGRFYFLNTGQIQIGVWEKDFCVFSTMLNLPYRQTAKLPTVYPLLNNTLIHMDKIIAVEEVRALSGRKEICLESEISLPSFVST from the exons ATGCCGTTTATTAATAGATTTCAGAAAGATAAAATTGCTAGATCGAGAAAAATTGAGGAATCAACTTTAAAAAATGGTTTGCGACATTGTATTTTTAATACAGTACGTGATAGATATGTAGGAGAATggaaagcaaataaaaaaacag GTAAAGGGGTTATGTTGACAAGAAACAAAGATTTATACGAGGGCGATTTCAACAATGATTACAGACACGGTTTCGGAGTTTTAGCTTATCACCTTCCAAAGTATAACGTTTTTTCTCTAACATACCGAGGCGACTGGAAGAATGGAAAAATGCACGGAGAAGGACTTAGAGTGTATCCAGGTATTGGATTTTACataggaaattttaaaaaaagcaaaagaagCGGTTATGGACAAATGTGGTACGACTGTGGAGCTTTTTATGATGGGGATTGGGTGGATGATCTTAGGGAAGGTTTGG gATTGTATGTCAGAGAAGACGGTAATAGATATGAAGGATCATGGTATAAAGATTTAAAACACGGTACAGGAaggttttattttctaaatacggGGCAAATACAGATAGGAGTTTGGGAAAAGGATTTTTGTGTATTCAGTACTATGCTGAATTTACCATACAGGCAAACTGCTAAGTTACCAACCGTATATCCATTATTGAAC aataCGTTGATTCATATGGACAAGATTATTGCCGTTGAAGAAGTGAGAGCTTTATCAGGAAGAAAAGAAATTTGTCTAGAAAGTGAGATTAGCCTACCGTCATTCgtttcaacataa